The stretch of DNA ATAAAACAATGGTgtagtccgggggtcggcaacccgcatgcggctctttagcgccgccctagtggctctatggagatttttcaaaaatgtatgaaaaatggaaaaagatgagcggaaacaatttttttttgtgttaatatggtttctgtaggaggacaaacatgacacaaacctccctcattgttataaagcacactgtttatattaaatggtaaatgggttgtacttgtatagcgcttttctacctttttaaggaactcaaagcgctttgacactatttccacattcacccattcacacacacattcatacactgatggtgggagctgacatgtattaaacatgcttcactgattcgagtatttggcgagcgccgttttgtcctactaattttggcggtccttgaactcaccgtagtttgtttacatgtataactttctccgactttctaggaaatgttttatgccactttttctgtctcattttgtccaccaaacttttaacgctgtgcgtgaatgcacaaaggtgagttttgttgatgttattgacttgtgtggagtgctaatcagacatatttggtcactgcatgactgcaagctaatcgatgctaacatgctatttaggctagctgtatgtacatattgcatcattatgcttcatttgtagctatatttgagctcatttagtttcctttaagtcctcttaattaaatgtatatctcatgacacactatctgtatgtaatatggcttttaattttttgcggctccagacagatttgtttttgtatttttggtccaatgggtgagggccgacatccgggcaactgagctacatacgggttcttcgagccatagcaaccagactggcgttgaaaacaaaccgttgccattactctttaacctgtcgacctacgctggttaaacccgtcattctgcttccaaaatgccgaaaaactgttgtttttggttgtgctaaccacaactggaaacagggaaaagaaaggttgtattttgttctgccaaagcgtgataaaagcccacagagacgagacaaatggctcgcagctttacaccgggaaaacgaggacggttctcactggagtcccccaaagtcccgggtcgtgtgttcggatcacttcgtttctggtaaatataaggaacaaaaatccaccttcttaaccacaacttggctataccgtccgtgctaacgttgtacttgttgaatttgtaccttataacgttcaaCAGCTgaagttgtacaaaaataacatgcggtatatactatatagtctatagcctagctagctattttcgaaaaccggacaacgagaggataccaaaggcagcgttaagatggacaccaccgggaaaacgtaagccagggcggccaaagaacacctggcaaagaacagttgaaggggagctgaaagagatgaagcttacatggggcgaggcacagagacgagcacagcagcctcgtcgaagccttatttcccatccgggaagaagaggattaagttaagtaagtaatatactatatagtctatagcctagctagctattttcgaaaaccgggttcgtttaaatttgcacttaacagttgggtttttaaaaaccaataaaccctataattttcatgttgccattcaatacatgtagccctcaaatatctcaatattttatacactaacacttgatcttgttgttgataacttccgcgtctctttcttagtagcgcgcaggctacgctaactagcaagctaagctaagcctgagaagctttaaagttcactgagacgagtctgacgcaaataatacattttcgttttttcacacgatatgagAATAAGTagaaatgcgtaaatgaaggatttaacgccgacttccaagccacaacactcgttaaatgctttttctgtcaatgctgtgttcgctgtgagctggtttgttttcaacaaattcccggttgctaggggattggtgggcggaagtgacgtaggtccgccctcacccatatggctctttcaacattttgggttgccgacccctggtctagtcactTCAGGTAGCTGAGGGTTTTAAATGTTTAGGGCCCAGGGTTGTTGGACGGATCCTGTTTTGCTCGCTTGAATCTGCAAATCAAACCAAAAACCAAATTCAATTGAGATTTCATTGGAATAACTTCAATATTTACTTCTTTGTGTTCTTTTTGTAAGCTTTATTGTGATTCAAACTAGTTCTAATAACATTTTACTGCCTTCATCTGTAGCATTTCAACAAAAGACGGTGCTATCAATAGAGTAAAAAGATGGCTTCACACCTTTTGGGTAAAGGGGGCTGCGCAGGCGAGGCAAATTCTCTCCGCAGTAGCAGGGCTGTTGAGAGAAAAACAGCCCGTTAGGCCGACCTCTTTGCGTGCTGCTGCAATAGCATGTTTGATGGCGAAGAACACTGAGCTGCCCAAGAAGAGGACGGGTTCCCCGATACCCTAAAGAGAAAACAAAAGAGTAATGACACTGCAGAGTTGACCTAAAAAAACAGTTACTCGCCCACCACGACTTCTGACCTTGGAAGAGTAGACGGCATGGGGATTGTAGGAGTCCGAGAGGAGATAGACATTGAAGCTGAGGGGCATGTCGCAAACAGCGGGTATTTTATACTGTGATGGACCTCGGGTGTACAGAAGCCCAGAAGGAGAAAACTTCAACTCCTCCAGCGTGTACAGACCCAAACCCTGCGTGAAGGCACCTTCAATCTGCTCCAGGCAATTGAtgaccccaaaaaaaaaaatattattactttttaatttctCTCTGTTGACAATAATTCCTTCAGGTCTCTGGCAGACTCACCTGGCCGACGTCCACCGACGGGTTCAAACTCTGGCCAATGTCCACTACAATGTCTGTCCTCACCGTCTACAAGATCCACAAAGCAACACCTAAAAATGTCTGCCACGCAGCAACTGATTGGAGATGTGCCAAGCTTTAACGTACCATGTAGTCACCGGTGAGGCAGTCTAGCTCCACCTCACTACAGCAGACCCCGAATGTGAAATAAGGGTAGGGGCGGCCCTCCATCTTGTCCCAGTCCATGTGAGAGTCTGCACCCCTAAGGGGAATGCAGCAAGCAGTATGTTCATAAGAAGTCTTAGTGTTATCATAATTCTTGTATGAAATGGGAATATaatttgttgcgtttgaccagatgttcctccaagtgggatgtaaaacgctggtcagtcccaagttccttaatgacatataaactgaactcaaaaggtaccaccaagcatagaataggtattttgtaatttattgtcaaatatttgagaatagagaccagcctcgaacaacacatccaaatgcgtagcccaagttgatctggcattccaaaggaaaaagcaactcttttcacacaaagaaagcccccatctcaaacatgattatgaataaagaaatagctcttaaacatatgcattatccacaaatTCTACCAGAACTGTCAAAAAttacaagttaactcatgtgattaatcacaaaaaaatatcgcATTGAtcattagggttgcaaaattccgggaatattcaaagttggaaactttccatgggaattaacgggaattaatgggaataaacacatacttgccaaccctcccgaattttccgggagactcccgaatttcagtgcctctcccgaaaatctcccgggacaaccattctccctacTTTCTCccgatttctcccgatttccagctggACTTAAGGCACgacccctccaggtccgtgcggacctgagtgaggacagcctgtcgtcacgtccgcttggccaaccaaaaagtaaccacagaacactataccgtatagtgctCTGTGGtcactttttggttggccaacggtttacgttgtattgcgcaccccgacggcaagtgtgggagtcggttctgaagtatgaagtaaagagacgtaactttgtcacctcgcctggttattgactccaacccagaatattacactgcccatacctatgctccttcaaaggctgtgctactggctgcaaagcattgcactttcaaatacaacaatgagtagaggggagtgttatgtgtgtacatgtgtaaataaatgaacactgaaattcaagtatttattttatttatatgtatatatatatatatatataagaaatacttgaatttcagtgaattctagctataaatatactcctgccCCCTTAACCCCTCCTACCCCCCTGTTAACCCCCcctcaatctcccgaatttggaggtctcaaggttggcaagtatgaataaacattgaatgcaacatgctagatcttgcagcatgattattagcttaaacaacctgatttaatgcaaattcagttgaatttcaaccctgcacggtgcattcctccatcacatgtgcagtgcattcttccatcacatgcacagataattgccagcatgctacacactacaggccatactagtatttgagcccaaggacttcatccagtcaggtaagtgttgatgatattactggggtgaATATATTTGTACCTCTGGAAGCACTGGTCTGAGGTAGGACATCTGACACAATGTTCAAGTCTCACCTGTGGTATCCAGTGGCAGATAAACTGATCTTCTCCATAATGGCTTCAGAGACCTGCGAATAAAGTAATGTACTaaataacttgtgtgtgtgacataGCTGCAATTAAATGTATCATCCCTTCGCACCCAATTCTCCCATGTTCCTTTGGGGTTCTTCAGTCGGACTGGCACCAGTCGCTGATAGAGAGTCTGGCAAGCATTCTAAAAACATGACAGTAATATTTTGCAGTGTACCTGCACTTTAAATGACAGGGGAACAAATAGCAGGAAAAAGGATGTATACCTTTACGGCAATGCCGTTGGCGTCTGTGCCATAGGAGGCGGCGGAGGGGAAGGTGTTAGGAACAGTGCTGGTGTTGGTTTCACTGATGTAGACCTTTGAGGGGGGGATGTGAAGCTCACGACTGGCCACCTGTCCGCATACGAGATTTTGATGCTCTGAAATATCAGACGGATGTCAGCCATCACATGCGCACCTGTTGCATTTTAGTGTGGACTCCTTGACCCATCTCTGTCCCAGCATGAGTCACCAGAACCGAGCCATCTACATAGATGTTCACCAGAGCGGCGCCCTAGACAAACAAACTTATTTCACCTCATTTTGTAAGCCAGAAAGGAGCTACACAAACAACCTACTTGGTTCATGAAGCCTTCTGCAAAGCCGATGCCATATTTAATCGGGGTAATGGCTATTCCTCTCTTCTTCCAGCGGTTCTGCTGGTTAAACTTGTCTACAGCATCGCAGCGGCCATTATAGTCAGACTTGACTTTACATTCGTCCCAGCAGCGCAGTAAGTTCTCTGGGCTGAACTCCATcttgtagtgggtgagtgatggTCCTCTGTACATATTGATCTCTTGAATCTGATCAATCATTCGTTATTCAGACATTTcgtataaaatacaaataattggaTTGTACTTTAGATTTGACCTTATCCACAGGAAACTGTAGCGCCATTCCCACATCATGTATCATGTTCTCCACAATACAAGCACCTTGAGGCACCCCGAAGCCTCTGAAGGCTGTGTTGGAGGGCAGGTTGGTTCTGCAGGCGGCAGCTCGGCCACGCAGATTTGGAATGTTGTAGGAGTTGTCCAGGTGAAGCAGTATCTTCTCTGCTACCTGCAAGATCAATATCATTTGGGTCTTGGGTATTTGAAGAAGAAGCAGTCATATGGTCAACTAAAACATGTTTCCACCAAGTTCAGTATAGGTCACCACTTGATGTGCATATCAGGGTTGCCTGCCAAATCAAACCCTGATATAGCTTTGTTTCTATCGCAGGGTTTGTAGGTGAGACATTCAGatcaactacaaaacccaaaacgttggcacgttatgtaaatggtaaataaaaacagaatacaatgatttgcaaatccttctcaacctatattcaattgaatagaccgcaaagacaagtcgaacctcggattcaggaggaacagtgtggttttcgtcctggtcgtggaactgtggaccagctctatactctcggcagggtccttgagggtgcatgggagtttgcccaaccagtctacatgtgttttgtggacttttgagaaggcattcgaccgtgtccctctggaagtcctgtggggagtgctcagagagtatggggtatcggactgtctgattgtggcggtccgctccctgtatgatcagtgccagagtttggtccgcattgccggcagtaagtcggacacgtttccagtgagggttggactccgccaaggctgccctttgtcacagattctgttcataacatttatggacagaatttctaggcgcagtcaaggcgttggggggatctggtttggtggctgcaggattgggtctctgctttttgcagatgatgtggtcctgatggcttcatctggccaggatcttcagctctcactggatcggttcgcagctgagtgtgaagcgactgggatgagaatcagcaccttcaagtccgagtccatggttctcgcccggaaaagggtggagtgccatctccgggttgcggaggagaccctgccccaagtggaggagttcaagtacctcggagtcttgttcacgagtgagggaagagtggatcgtgagattgacaggcggatcggtgcggcgtcttcagtaatgcggacgctgtatcgatccgttgtggtgaagaaggagctgagccggaaggcaaagctctcaatttaccggtcgatctacgttcccatcctcacctatggtcatgagctttgggttatgaccgaaaggacaagatcacgggtacaagcggccgaaatgagtttcctccgccgggtggcggggctctcccttagagatagggtgagaagctctgccatccggggggagctcaaagtaaagccgctgctcctccacatcaagaggagccagatgaggtggttcgggcatctggtcagggtgccacccgaacgcctccctagggaggtgtttagggcacgtccgaccggtaggaggccacggggaagacccaggacacgttgggaagactatgtctcccggctggcctgggaacgcctcgggatcccccgggaagagctggacgaagtggctggggagaggtctgggtttccctgcttaggctgcttcccccgcgacccgacctcggataagcggaagaagatggatggatggatggcaaagacaagatatttaatgttcgaactgctaCACTTAttatcatttggaatttgatgcctgcaacatgtttcaaaaaagctggcacaagtggcaaaaaaagactgagaacgttgaggaatgctcatcaaacacttatttggaacatcccacaggtgaacaggctaattgggaacaggtgggtgccatgattgggtataaaagcagcttccatgaaatgctcagtcattcacaaacaagtatggggcgagggtcaccactttgtgaacaaatgcgtgagcaaattgtcgaacagtttaagaacaacatttctcaacgagttattgcaaggaatttagggatttcaccatctacgctctgtatcatcaaaaggttcagagaatctgccaTTGATAATATTGAGAATCAATTTCCTACCCTAAACTGGACAAACTTAAGAAGAGCCTCGGAACATTTCTTATGAGATGTTTCATCAtccaagcaggcttcatcagttcatgctcaaaagACTAGTTAGGACAGCTCTAGACTAAAACAACCAGAACCTGACAATCTGTTGCGATCAATTGATTGCTCTGAGAACTGGACTGCTTGGTGGAAAAATAAGACTAGGAAAGAGTGAACCTATGTCACGCACAAAGACTGATTCATCGACTGCATTGCCAGCATTGGTGTAGATCTGGAAATCTGCCGCCAGGATCCTTCCATCTTTCTGGAAGCCAACCTAAAAACAAACACAGTTGTTGTTTACTGAAGAGTCTGCTGATTTGTACAAATGTGTCCAATACCTTGTATTTACCCAGCACAGGATGACGTCCGCCAGTGATCAGCATGTCCTCACCTCGTTCCAGAACACAGCGGACTGGACAGTTGTTCCTAAAACAAAGCAACAAAAAAATCAGACTGTCTATTGAAGTGATGAAGAACATCAGTAAGGTTTTTGGGAACACTTACTTCCACGCAGCCAGAGACGTGATACAAGCAAGTATGTTGGTTTTTACGACCTTCCCTCCAAATGCCCCGCCCAATCTTTTGACGTGACAGATCACTCGGTTGGACGGGATGGCCAACGTTTCAGCAACGGCTATCTAGAGGCAGAACATATGGCAGCACACCTGATGTCACAAGGGAGGAAACACATAACGGATGGTCTTGAAGTACCTGAAGTGCTGTTGGCCACTGAGAAGACGCATAAACGTTCAACTCCCTTTCCTCTCCCACTGGTACGACCAACATGCTCTGGGTCTCCATGTAGAAATGTTCCTGGCCGCCTATACGAATCTCTCCTGGAGAAAATATCCAAAGGTTTTCAAATAGAATAGAGCACGTGGTCCTCAGATCAGTATCGGACTAGCCCGAGCTGGGCATAGAAATCTTTCTGAGGCAATTTTCAAAAATGGACActcttgttttaaaaaaaatactctgaCATCACAAAATTGGGCGCCTGCAGAAAGAAAAATGAAGGAACAAACTTCACTCCTAAAATTTCTCAGTGAGGCCACTGAAAAGACTTTCCACACCAATGAGGATAATAAAGCAGTGTGCAATGGACAATAcagtttgttgtttgttaccattaattgattaacgtggaccccgacttaaacaagttgaaaaacttaatcgggtgttaccatttagtggtgaattgtacggaatatgtactgtactgtgcaatctactaataaaagtttcaatcaatcaattcaatcaatcaatgttgttgttgacGTTGTCACTCGTGTTTTTCTGGACGGAAACGTGGGGAAAACACGAAAAGTACGGTAACATTTCTCCCTAAACATGTCAAATCAGACCTTGCTTTTAATGGCAGTACTTCTGTGATTCGGGGGCATTTAaagcaacagaacaaatacccagaactccttgcagcactaactcttccgggacgctacaataaatagttggacaatatcggaatatcgggtatcggcaaaaaagccattatcggacatctctacaaacaaCACAACAGCATTAGATTACTGTAAGGGCTGGAATAGAGCCGGTTAACTCCACAGAGTTGAAAGGGTATTCACCTTCGTGAACCAGATCGACACCCTTGAAGGCCTCTGTCACATTTCCTCTCTCAATCTTCCTTCGTGGCTCATAGAAGGATGACTGCTTAATGGCGTCCTGTTACAGTGAGAGTAAGACCACTTATCACGAACCCGACAACGATGTACAACCCGATAGGTGTATTTTCTTCACCTCGATAGTAAAAATGGGGTCTGGCAAGTCTTCATAGCTGATATTCACTGCTGACGCACCTCTTTTGGCATGAACTCTGGAGTCCGCCAAGACAGCACACACTATGTGACCGATGCATGACACCTGGACACACGGAACTAGCACATGCACATCTTCCGCTGCGTCTACTGACAGTTACATCCAAGATGAACAAATGACTGACCTGTGTCCCAGCAAGCACGTCTTCATCATAACCACAAAGGATGCGGGTTTTCTTCCCAGGAATATCTTTGGCCGTGATGACGTCAATGACACCGGGAAGTAGTAGGGCATTGCTCACATCCACGCttctgttaaaaaataaataaaaacatgagcCATGCAGAGCATGTTGAATGTGTTAATGTCCACAATCATTTTTCCTCACATGATCTTGGCATGTGCTTTTGAGCTGGTGACCAGAGCCAGGAAATGTTCGCCATCAATTGTCGGGAGATCATCGCAGTAAACTGCCTCTCCAGTGGCCTGGCTGATGGCGGATCGATGCATGACGGGTCGGCCCACTGGGTCATGTTCGCTCTGGCCCTCAGAGACATTCTGAAGAAGATGCAGCCAGGTTTATTTGACAACTGTGTGCATTTGAAGGAGGAAATGGTGACCTATACTGACATGGAACTCCTGTTGGCTCCGCTGGATCTCTCTGGGCAGTGGCTCAATCTTCTCCGTGACTTCCTCTTCAATCACGTTCTTCAAAAGACAATCATTTACCATGCCAGTGAAAGTTCTCATTCATCCAAAGGGCATGGTACTCTCAAGGCATCATTCTGAGAATTGACCACAAGTGGACTGTTCAGAtattcttagaagacgtttctccTCAGCTAGCAGACTTCATCAGTCCATACTCACAGACTTTAGTTAGACAGCTCTAGTTTGAGTTCATAGTGCAGGATCCAAATGATTtaaagcagggctattcaactggctgcCAAATCTAGCCCGGGAATGAGACCATaccagttcagttcaaaacatttttgctacaaattcctaaaaacactagagtgctcctgttgtatgaaGAACTTGGACCAATTGTATGCACAGATACTTGCACTGACATTTTGaagcttgctagcaaacatagaacactgtgtTCCAACGttatgatttacataactgaggtgttcctcaaagcaaccctttaaaggggaactgcactttttttggaattttgtccacaatcattatgacggcggatggattttttttttttaatgcattctaacttgcaaacaaacgtaaataaaagtccactaacAGTGAagacaatgggaggtcctctattgcgcccatatAATCCAATAAACAaccattcaaaaactgccaacaata from Entelurus aequoreus isolate RoL-2023_Sb linkage group LG01, RoL_Eaeq_v1.1, whole genome shotgun sequence encodes:
- the LOC133647970 gene encoding aldehyde oxidase 1-like, yielding MKTIGVTMSEPAERDTLCFFVNGKKVTEEHVDPETTLLSFLRQKLRLTGTKYGCGGGGCGACTVMVSRYRTSNKTIVHYSANACLMPLCQLHGAAITTVEGVGSTKTRIHPVQERIAKAHGSQCGFCTPGMVMSMYTLLRNTPQPSLDDITEAMAGNLCRCTGYRPIVDGCRTFCQEVNCCQVNGGKNCCSEEEKYDETPLLFDKLDFLPLDATQDLIFPPELILMAETDRPQTLTFRGERMTWKSPVLLEELVQLKTSNPKAPLIMGNTNLGPDMKFKGVTHPLVISSIRVLDLFEVTETPHGVWVGAGYTLSETRAILNKFCCQFPEEKTELFRALIKQLGNLGSQQIRNVATLGGNIMSAYPNSDLNPVFAAGNCSVSVINSEGKREVPLNQDFFVSLGKTILKPEEIVVSVLIPFSRKGEFVRAFRQAPRKKSAFATVTTGMRVMFSKGSRIVEDISIYYGGVGATTASATKTCAAIIARPWNDETLNQAYDILIKEFDLPPSIPGGKAEFRRSLTLSFLFKFNLEILQTLRKMNVIEEEVTEKIEPLPREIQRSQQEFHNVSEGQSEHDPVGRPVMHRSAISQATGEAVYCDDLPTIDGEHFLALVTSSKAHAKIISVDVSNALLLPGVIDVITAKDIPGKKTRILCGYDEDVLAGTQVSCIGHIVCAVLADSRVHAKRGASAVNISYEDLPDPIFTIEDAIKQSSFYEPRRKIERGNVTEAFKGVDLVHEGEIRIGGQEHFYMETQSMLVVPVGEERELNVYASSQWPTALQIAVAETLAIPSNRVICHVKRLGGAFGGKVVKTNILACITSLAAWKNNCPVRCVLERGEDMLITGGRHPVLGKYKVGFQKDGRILAADFQIYTNAGNAVDESVFVAEKILLHLDNSYNIPNLRGRAAACRTNLPSNTAFRGFGVPQGACIVENMIHDVGMALQFPVDKIQEINMYRGPSLTHYKMEFSPENLLRCWDECKVKSDYNGRCDAVDKFNQQNRWKKRGIAITPIKYGIGFAEGFMNQGAALVNIYVDGSVLVTHAGTEMGQGVHTKMQQVASRELHIPPSKVYISETNTSTVPNTFPSAASYGTDANGIAVKNACQTLYQRLVPVRLKNPKGTWENWVSEAIMEKISLSATGYHRGADSHMDWDKMEGRPYPYFTFGVCCSEVELDCLTGDYMTVRTDIVVDIGQSLNPSVDVGQIEGAFTQGLGLYTLEELKFSPSGLLYTRGPSQYKIPAVCDMPLSFNVYLLSDSYNPHAVYSSKGIGEPVLFLGSSVFFAIKHAIAAARKEVGLTGCFSLNSPATAERICLACAAPFTQKIQASKTGSVQQPWALNI